From a region of the Nocardioides ginsengisegetis genome:
- a CDS encoding MFS transporter, producing the protein MNLEQAQRRTIRTLMAAQVGGAVGITIGIATASLLARDLSGSEKLAGLSQTAQVLGTAGWAFLLARLMSRRGRRVGLVAGYLLGAAGALLAVAAGVLGSMSLLLVGAVFLGATSAANSGSRYAATDLAPAAHRARSLSTVVWATTIGAVAGPNLTGPAGTLADRLDIPELTGPFALGSIGMLAAALVVGVFLRPDPLLLSREAAGVGATPPQGTSWGRAVQAVRERPVLGQAMAAMGCAHAAMVAVMVMTPLHMEHGGAELRVIGIVISVHVLGMFAFSPVVGWLADRFGRPQTLAVGGVLLALSLGVCADSPDGSSWQIFVGLFLLGLGWSFATVSASTMVADHAPLDARTDVQGVSDLVTGVTAAAAGGLAGFVVGEWGYAVLSLLAGALVLVVLGAALRTRLAGSPA; encoded by the coding sequence GTGAATCTCGAGCAGGCCCAGCGCCGCACGATCCGCACGCTGATGGCCGCCCAGGTCGGGGGCGCCGTCGGCATCACGATCGGCATCGCCACCGCCTCGCTGCTGGCCCGCGACCTGTCCGGTTCGGAGAAGCTCGCGGGACTCAGCCAGACCGCGCAGGTGCTCGGCACGGCCGGGTGGGCCTTCCTGCTCGCCCGGCTGATGTCGCGGCGCGGCCGGCGGGTCGGCCTGGTCGCCGGCTACCTGCTCGGGGCCGCTGGTGCCCTGCTCGCCGTGGCGGCGGGCGTGCTCGGCTCGATGTCCCTGCTCCTGGTCGGCGCAGTGTTCCTGGGTGCGACGTCGGCCGCCAACAGCGGCTCGCGCTACGCCGCCACCGACCTCGCGCCGGCCGCCCACCGGGCCCGGTCCCTGTCGACGGTCGTGTGGGCCACCACCATCGGTGCGGTCGCCGGCCCCAACCTCACCGGGCCGGCCGGCACCCTCGCGGACCGCCTCGACATCCCCGAGCTGACCGGGCCGTTCGCGCTCGGCAGCATCGGGATGCTGGCGGCCGCCCTGGTGGTCGGCGTCTTCCTCCGCCCCGACCCGCTCCTGCTCAGCCGCGAGGCCGCCGGGGTCGGTGCCACCCCGCCGCAGGGCACCAGCTGGGGCCGCGCGGTCCAGGCCGTCCGGGAGCGGCCGGTCCTCGGCCAGGCGATGGCGGCCATGGGCTGTGCGCACGCCGCCATGGTCGCGGTGATGGTGATGACCCCGCTCCACATGGAGCACGGCGGCGCCGAGCTCCGGGTGATCGGCATCGTGATCAGCGTGCACGTGCTGGGCATGTTCGCGTTCTCGCCCGTCGTCGGCTGGCTCGCCGACAGGTTCGGGCGCCCGCAGACGCTGGCCGTCGGTGGAGTCCTGCTCGCGCTCTCGCTGGGCGTCTGCGCGGACTCCCCGGACGGCTCCTCGTGGCAGATCTTCGTCGGCCTCTTCCTCCTCGGCCTCGGCTGGTCCTTCGCCACCGTGTCGGCCTCGACGATGGTCGCCGACCACGCGCCACTCGACGCCCGCACCGACGTCCAGGGCGTCTCGGACCTCGTCACCGGCGTGACCGCGGCGGCCGCGGGCGGCCTCGCCGGCTTCGTGGTGGGGGAGTGGGGCTACGCCGTCCTGTCGTTGCTGGCCGGTGCCCTCGTCCTCGTCGTGCTCGGGGCGGCGCTCAGGACCCGGCTGGCAGGATCGCCCGCATGA
- a CDS encoding class I SAM-dependent methyltransferase, whose product MSIDSLPEVSFSEVFSQALQGHPCSVVGIGAEPLPLPVADWTRDADDVDHSLLRHCIGATLDVGCGPGRLTARLAELGHVVLGIDVVGEAVRQTRGRGVAALVRDIFDRLPGEGRWQSALLADGNVGIGGDPVALLRRLREVLDPRGRIVVELAGPGVGVESVWAALECGDARSRPFRWSVVGVDAIHEVAAQAGLAVVGTHVHGERWSAVLEEAA is encoded by the coding sequence TTGAGCATTGACAGCCTTCCCGAGGTCTCCTTCTCCGAGGTGTTCTCGCAGGCCCTCCAGGGCCACCCGTGCTCCGTCGTCGGCATCGGCGCCGAGCCGCTCCCGCTGCCGGTTGCCGACTGGACCCGCGACGCCGACGACGTCGACCACTCGCTCCTGAGGCACTGCATCGGCGCCACCCTCGACGTCGGCTGCGGCCCCGGCCGGCTGACGGCCCGGCTCGCCGAGCTCGGCCACGTCGTGCTCGGCATCGACGTCGTCGGGGAGGCCGTCCGGCAGACCCGCGGCCGCGGCGTCGCGGCGCTGGTCCGCGACATCTTCGACCGACTGCCCGGGGAGGGCCGCTGGCAGAGCGCGCTGCTGGCCGACGGCAACGTCGGCATCGGGGGAGACCCGGTGGCGCTGCTGCGCCGGCTCCGCGAGGTGCTCGACCCGCGCGGCCGGATCGTCGTCGAGCTCGCCGGACCGGGCGTGGGCGTGGAGTCCGTGTGGGCGGCGCTGGAGTGCGGCGACGCCCGCAGCCGGCCGTTCCGCTGGTCGGTCGTCGGCGTCGACGCCATCCACGAGGTCGCCGCCCAGGCCGGGCTCGCCGTCGTCGGCACGCACGTCCACGGCGAGCGCTGGTCGGCCGTCCTGGAGGAGGCGGCGTGA
- a CDS encoding DUF3046 domain-containing protein, with the protein MRHTEFWERMELALGSAYAKAWAGQFVMADLGGRTAAEALDAGVPPKQVWAAVWRALDLPASDR; encoded by the coding sequence ATGAGGCACACGGAGTTCTGGGAGCGGATGGAGCTGGCCCTGGGGTCGGCGTACGCGAAGGCGTGGGCGGGCCAGTTCGTGATGGCCGACCTCGGCGGGCGCACCGCCGCCGAGGCGCTGGACGCGGGCGTCCCGCCCAAGCAGGTCTGGGCGGCCGTCTGGCGCGCGCTGGACCTCCCGGCGTCCGACCGTTGA
- a CDS encoding NAD-dependent epimerase/dehydratase family protein — protein sequence MRILLTGSAGFIGGAIARQLAEAGDEVVPVDVMLPMAHGSADAPPGTHRVDVRDAEQWGDLLRGVDVVCHQAALVGAGVKVSDLPDYAAHNDLGTAALLSAMHGAEVDRLVVASSMVVYGEGRYACPDHGDQVPAPRSREALDAGDFDNHCPVCAGPLGWELVDETARLDPRSTYAASKVAQEHYTSAWVRQADAAAIALRYHNVYGPGMPRDTPYSGVAAMFRSSLERGQAPQVYEDGGQMRDFVHVDDVARANVAAIRAVAGERGGHYAAYNVASGHPVAIREVAEQVAAGTGRDLAPEVTGGYRLGDVRHIVASPERARAGLGFSARVRPEDGLRAFATAPLRR from the coding sequence GTGAGGATCCTGCTCACCGGCTCGGCCGGGTTCATCGGCGGCGCCATCGCCCGGCAGCTGGCCGAGGCCGGCGACGAGGTCGTCCCCGTCGACGTGATGCTGCCGATGGCCCACGGCTCCGCCGACGCGCCCCCCGGCACCCACCGCGTCGACGTCCGCGACGCCGAGCAGTGGGGCGACCTGCTGCGCGGGGTCGACGTGGTGTGCCACCAGGCCGCGCTCGTCGGGGCCGGCGTGAAGGTCTCCGACCTGCCCGACTACGCCGCCCACAACGACCTCGGCACCGCCGCACTGCTGTCCGCGATGCACGGCGCCGAGGTCGACCGGCTCGTGGTCGCCTCGTCGATGGTCGTCTACGGCGAGGGCCGCTACGCCTGCCCCGACCACGGCGACCAGGTGCCGGCGCCGCGGTCCCGGGAGGCGCTCGACGCGGGCGACTTCGACAACCACTGCCCCGTCTGCGCCGGCCCCCTCGGCTGGGAGCTCGTCGACGAGACGGCCCGCCTGGACCCGCGCAGCACCTACGCCGCCAGCAAGGTCGCCCAGGAGCACTACACCTCCGCGTGGGTGCGGCAGGCCGACGCCGCCGCGATCGCGCTGCGCTACCACAACGTCTACGGGCCGGGCATGCCCCGCGACACTCCCTACTCCGGCGTCGCGGCGATGTTCCGCAGCTCACTGGAGCGGGGTCAGGCACCGCAGGTCTACGAGGACGGCGGCCAGATGCGCGACTTCGTGCACGTCGACGACGTCGCGCGCGCCAACGTCGCCGCCATCCGGGCGGTGGCGGGGGAGCGCGGCGGTCACTACGCGGCGTACAACGTCGCCTCGGGGCACCCCGTCGCGATCCGCGAGGTGGCCGAGCAGGTCGCGGCCGGCACCGGGCGGGACCTCGCGCCCGAGGTCACCGGCGGCTACCGGCTCGGCGACGTGCGGCACATCGTCGCCTCGCCCGAGCGGGCGCGGGCCGGGCTCGGGTTCAGCGCGCGGGTGCGGCCCGAGGACGGGCTGCGGGCGTTCGCGACCGCGCCGCTCCGCCGCTAG
- a CDS encoding serine/threonine protein kinase produces MSEMYGPYEVLQRVAEGSTSTVYRARHVALDRPAAIKVLSEAISRSPEMRERLRAEAEILAGLESPHVVEVYDFVEEDDRAWLAEEWVDGASLDRILEQHGTLTPEQSVGVIREAVLGLAFAHDRGLLHRDVSPRNILADLQGTSKLVDFGLAAPTGEAGFVGTPAFMSPEAGVGGSLSRASDVYSTAAVLYTLLAGHPPYAGSDLATTVRRHVEEEVPLLDGHGADLQDLLRRSMAKDPAQRPQDARAFLAELEEAARRRFGPAWLQRASIAALVAGVTPLAAAGLGSTAAPTVLVDTASIVSSQAVKAAKSGTKRLALIGGVVGAVVVATVATVAAKTGGGPDHTATPPAASDSPSAQPVDDPSPTPKTLEELTPSGKYDFTRVLLSSTYDQKLPKKEHRVWTLDLKKCKHQSCAGVIHSSSGSVFRYTYDGKHFVVIPPKGGKSVFEGVCQDTQTGQDVPGTKGRDTTTIVWSPLRVVRKDADGLPVRLEGTQRLTDVYEGLIDCDDSPSDHARYREYIVRR; encoded by the coding sequence ATGAGCGAGATGTACGGGCCTTACGAGGTCCTCCAGCGAGTGGCCGAGGGAAGCACCAGCACGGTCTACCGGGCCCGGCACGTGGCCCTGGACCGGCCCGCGGCGATCAAGGTCCTCTCCGAGGCGATCTCCCGGTCGCCCGAGATGCGCGAGCGACTGCGCGCGGAGGCCGAGATCCTGGCGGGGCTCGAGAGCCCGCACGTCGTCGAGGTCTACGACTTCGTCGAGGAGGACGACCGCGCCTGGCTCGCCGAGGAGTGGGTCGACGGCGCCTCGCTCGACCGCATCCTCGAGCAGCACGGCACCCTGACCCCCGAGCAGTCCGTGGGCGTGATCCGCGAGGCGGTGCTCGGACTGGCGTTCGCCCACGACCGCGGGCTGCTGCACCGCGACGTGTCGCCACGCAACATCCTGGCCGACCTTCAGGGCACCTCGAAGCTCGTCGACTTCGGGCTGGCCGCCCCGACGGGCGAGGCCGGCTTCGTCGGCACCCCGGCCTTCATGAGCCCCGAGGCTGGCGTCGGCGGCAGCCTCAGCCGCGCCAGTGACGTCTACTCCACGGCCGCGGTCCTCTACACCTTGCTGGCCGGCCACCCGCCGTACGCCGGCTCCGACCTGGCCACGACGGTGCGCCGGCACGTCGAGGAGGAGGTGCCGCTGCTCGACGGCCACGGCGCCGACCTGCAGGACCTGCTCCGGCGCAGCATGGCCAAGGACCCCGCCCAGAGGCCGCAGGACGCTCGCGCGTTCCTCGCGGAGCTGGAGGAGGCGGCTCGCCGCCGCTTCGGTCCGGCCTGGCTCCAGCGGGCCTCGATCGCGGCCCTGGTCGCCGGCGTCACGCCGCTGGCCGCGGCGGGCCTCGGCTCCACCGCGGCGCCGACCGTCCTGGTCGACACCGCCTCGATCGTGTCCTCGCAGGCGGTCAAGGCCGCGAAGTCCGGCACCAAGCGGCTCGCCCTCATCGGCGGCGTCGTGGGCGCGGTGGTGGTCGCCACCGTCGCCACCGTGGCGGCCAAGACCGGGGGCGGACCCGACCACACGGCGACGCCGCCGGCGGCCAGCGACTCACCGTCGGCCCAGCCGGTCGACGACCCGTCGCCGACGCCGAAGACCCTGGAGGAGCTGACGCCCTCCGGCAAGTACGACTTCACGCGGGTGCTGCTCTCCAGCACCTACGACCAGAAGCTGCCCAAGAAGGAGCACCGGGTCTGGACCCTGGACCTGAAGAAGTGCAAGCACCAGTCGTGCGCGGGCGTCATCCACTCCTCGAGCGGCTCGGTGTTCCGCTACACCTACGACGGCAAGCACTTCGTGGTCATCCCTCCCAAGGGCGGCAAATCGGTCTTCGAGGGGGTCTGCCAGGACACCCAGACGGGCCAGGACGTCCCGGGCACCAAGGGGCGCGACACCACGACGATCGTGTGGTCGCCCCTGCGGGTCGTCCGCAAGGACGCCGACGGGCTCCCCGTGCGCCTGGAGGGCACCCAGCGGCTCACCGACGTCTACGAGGGCCTGATCGACTGCGACGACTCGCCCTCGGACCACGCCCGCTACCGCGAGTACATCGTCCGACGCTGA
- a CDS encoding S-methyl-5'-thioadenosine phosphorylase, protein MSPAIADVAVIGGTGFYSFLDGAETHEVETPYGAPSAPIAVGTVAGRRVAFVPRHGPHHDYAPHSIPYRANLWALRSLGVRQVLAPCAVGGLRDEVAPGDIVVPDQLVDRTYRRVPSYVEGGAVHVPFGDPYCTRLAAAVTGAGAGITHGGTMVVIEGPRFSTRAESRAYAGEGWTLINMTGAPEAALAREMRQCYTPIALVTDMDAGAESGDGVGQEEVFALFKANLERLTGLLAATIAALPDPDGCTCSTWADGIDLTYVIP, encoded by the coding sequence ATGAGCCCTGCGATCGCCGACGTCGCCGTGATCGGCGGCACCGGCTTCTACTCCTTCCTCGACGGCGCGGAGACCCACGAGGTCGAGACGCCGTACGGCGCCCCCTCGGCGCCGATCGCGGTCGGGACGGTGGCGGGTCGCAGGGTCGCGTTCGTCCCCCGGCACGGGCCGCACCACGACTATGCGCCGCACTCGATCCCCTACCGCGCCAACCTGTGGGCGCTGCGCTCGCTCGGCGTGCGCCAGGTGCTCGCCCCGTGCGCGGTCGGTGGCCTGCGCGACGAGGTGGCGCCGGGCGACATCGTCGTGCCGGACCAGCTCGTGGACCGCACCTATCGTCGCGTCCCGTCCTACGTCGAGGGTGGCGCGGTGCACGTGCCGTTCGGCGATCCCTACTGCACGCGCCTCGCCGCGGCCGTGACGGGGGCCGGGGCCGGCATCACTCACGGCGGCACGATGGTCGTGATCGAGGGCCCGCGCTTCTCCACCCGCGCCGAGTCGCGGGCCTACGCGGGCGAGGGGTGGACCCTGATCAACATGACCGGTGCTCCGGAGGCGGCGCTGGCCCGCGAGATGCGGCAGTGCTACACGCCGATCGCCCTGGTGACCGACATGGACGCCGGCGCCGAGAGCGGCGACGGCGTCGGGCAGGAGGAGGTCTTCGCGCTGTTCAAGGCCAACCTCGAGCGACTCACCGGACTGCTCGCGGCGACCATCGCGGCCCTGCCCGACCCCGACGGCTGCACCTGCTCCACGTGGGCCGACGGCATCGACCTGACCTATGTGATCCCGTGA
- a CDS encoding DinB family protein, with protein MEPVTPDTKDWTWVLDRPCPECGFVAADVPARDLAGRLLANAASWARVLDGGPGVTRRPAPQVWSPTEYACHVRDVHRVFDERVRLMLEEDVPHFANWDQDETAVQQRYDLQDPVVVGRELTVAASAVAERYAAVPDDAWGRAGIRSNGSEFTVESLGRYHLHDVVHHLHDVSGAMRKDT; from the coding sequence ATGGAACCTGTCACCCCCGACACCAAGGACTGGACCTGGGTGCTCGACCGGCCCTGCCCCGAGTGCGGCTTCGTGGCCGCAGACGTCCCGGCCCGTGACCTCGCGGGGCGGTTGCTGGCCAACGCCGCGTCATGGGCCCGCGTGCTGGACGGTGGCCCCGGCGTGACGAGGCGGCCGGCGCCGCAGGTGTGGTCGCCGACGGAGTACGCCTGTCACGTCCGAGACGTGCACCGGGTCTTCGACGAGCGGGTCCGCCTGATGCTCGAGGAGGACGTCCCGCACTTCGCCAACTGGGACCAGGACGAGACCGCCGTCCAGCAGCGTTACGACCTCCAGGACCCGGTCGTCGTCGGGCGCGAGCTGACCGTCGCGGCGAGCGCCGTCGCCGAGCGGTACGCCGCCGTGCCCGACGACGCGTGGGGGCGCGCGGGCATCCGCAGCAACGGCAGCGAGTTCACCGTCGAGAGCCTCGGTCGCTACCACCTGCACGACGTGGTGCACCATCTGCACGACGTGAGTGGAGCAATGCGGAAGGACACATGA
- a CDS encoding GNAT family N-acetyltransferase, which yields MEIRPATSADLPAIAAIYDAEVLGGIATFATVPPGTDYWESRLHSPAAGDHVFVAESDGAVVGYAYSGSYRPRDAYARTRETSVYLADAARGRGTGRALYDALLATLSADGMRLAVAVVALPNDPSVALHRACGFSSVGVLHDVGHKFGRWIDTELFELLLT from the coding sequence ATGGAGATCCGTCCGGCCACATCCGCCGACCTGCCCGCGATCGCGGCGATCTACGACGCGGAGGTGCTCGGCGGGATCGCGACCTTCGCGACCGTCCCGCCCGGGACCGACTACTGGGAGAGCCGGCTGCACTCCCCCGCCGCCGGCGACCACGTGTTCGTCGCCGAGTCCGACGGTGCCGTGGTCGGCTACGCCTACTCCGGCTCCTACCGTCCCCGCGACGCCTACGCCCGCACCCGCGAGACCTCGGTCTACCTCGCCGACGCAGCCCGGGGCCGCGGCACCGGCCGGGCGCTGTACGACGCCCTCCTGGCGACCCTGAGCGCCGACGGGATGCGGCTGGCGGTGGCCGTGGTGGCGCTCCCCAACGACCCCAGCGTCGCCCTGCACCGCGCCTGCGGCTTCAGCAGCGTCGGCGTGCTGCACGACGTGGGCCACAAGTTCGGCCGGTGGATCGACACCGAGCTGTTCGAGCTGCTGCTCACCTGA
- a CDS encoding FHA domain-containing protein: MSVPTAGSTSSWTSMRVVLAPGDLVVAREGLAILVADPRTPGQESVVDRLQELCTEVGRSVAPGAARDLVRACAMLLANSAPPDVPALGVVTVDRDHLVVTLTDGMRMAVTGPDGTSDLVSSDDSLLPVNRVLRPGVTRVVVGPDPGRLDPDRRSNLSGGVVRAGGVFLEPTAPVAQDGHLHETLVDLEPVPQPAPPAAEPEPEPVPEPPTFTTFSLEPEPEPEPAAPMPDVDEDGPLVRGIVCSRGHFNPPDARFCERCGISTVQQTHNVITGHRPPLGVLVLDDGSVHALIRDYVIGRDPGAADDVRDGRATALVLEDPDLSLSRVHARLVLDGWDVRVEDAGSVNGTYVADPGSEEWRRLEADVPTTIPAGSRLRMGARTMTFESHHKL, from the coding sequence ATGTCTGTCCCGACGGCGGGGTCAACGTCGTCGTGGACCTCGATGCGGGTGGTGCTGGCGCCCGGTGACCTCGTGGTCGCCCGGGAGGGCCTGGCCATCCTGGTGGCCGACCCGCGCACCCCCGGCCAGGAGTCGGTCGTCGACCGGCTGCAGGAGCTGTGCACCGAGGTGGGCAGGTCCGTGGCCCCCGGCGCGGCCCGGGACCTGGTCCGCGCGTGCGCGATGCTCCTGGCCAACAGTGCTCCGCCGGACGTGCCGGCGCTCGGTGTCGTGACCGTCGACCGGGACCACCTGGTCGTGACCCTGACCGACGGCATGCGGATGGCAGTGACCGGCCCCGACGGGACCAGCGACCTGGTCTCGAGCGACGACTCGCTGCTGCCGGTCAACCGGGTGCTGCGGCCCGGGGTCACGCGCGTGGTCGTCGGACCCGACCCGGGTCGCCTGGACCCCGACCGTCGCAGCAACCTCTCCGGCGGCGTCGTCCGCGCCGGTGGGGTCTTCCTCGAGCCGACCGCGCCCGTGGCGCAGGACGGGCACCTGCACGAGACGCTCGTGGACCTGGAGCCCGTGCCCCAGCCTGCGCCCCCAGCAGCAGAGCCCGAGCCCGAGCCCGTGCCCGAGCCACCGACGTTCACCACGTTCTCGCTCGAGCCGGAGCCCGAGCCCGAGCCTGCCGCGCCGATGCCGGACGTCGACGAGGACGGCCCGCTGGTGCGGGGCATCGTCTGCTCCCGCGGCCACTTCAACCCGCCGGACGCCCGCTTCTGCGAGCGCTGCGGGATCTCCACGGTCCAGCAGACCCACAACGTCATCACCGGTCACCGGCCCCCGCTGGGGGTGCTGGTCCTCGACGACGGCTCGGTGCACGCGCTGATCCGCGACTACGTGATCGGCCGCGACCCGGGTGCCGCGGACGACGTACGGGACGGGCGCGCCACGGCCCTCGTGCTGGAGGACCCCGACCTGTCCCTGTCCCGCGTGCACGCCCGCCTCGTCCTGGACGGCTGGGACGTGCGGGTGGAGGACGCCGGGTCGGTCAACGGGACGTACGTCGCCGATCCCGGCTCCGAGGAGTGGCGCCGGCTCGAGGCGGACGTGCCGACCACGATCCCGGCGGGCTCGCGGCTCCGGATGGGCGCACGCACGATGACGTTCGAGTCGCACCACAAGCTCTGA
- a CDS encoding DUF2064 domain-containing protein has product MSAARMLVVAKAPVAGRVKTRLGAAIGMAAAAEVAASALLDSLLACTAAAGAGRCHLSLDGDLAGAVRGDEIAEAVRGWTVHVQRGDVFAERLVNAHHDVGAGPVVQIGMDTPQVTAGMLLEAASGTDGHDAVLGPAEDGGWWVLALRDPRAAGALAGVPMSTPTTYDDTRAALLAAGTRVGTTAMLRDVDTVADAHHVAATVPHSHFSRAWAAVGAR; this is encoded by the coding sequence GTGAGCGCCGCCCGGATGCTCGTCGTGGCCAAGGCGCCCGTCGCCGGCCGGGTGAAGACCCGGCTCGGCGCGGCCATCGGCATGGCCGCCGCGGCCGAGGTCGCCGCCTCCGCGCTCCTCGACTCGCTGCTCGCCTGCACCGCGGCCGCCGGGGCCGGGCGCTGCCACCTCTCCCTCGACGGCGACCTCGCCGGCGCGGTCCGCGGCGACGAGATCGCCGAGGCGGTCCGCGGCTGGACGGTGCACGTCCAACGCGGGGACGTCTTCGCCGAACGGCTCGTCAACGCCCACCACGACGTCGGCGCCGGCCCGGTCGTCCAGATCGGGATGGACACCCCGCAGGTCACCGCCGGGATGCTGCTCGAGGCGGCCAGCGGCACCGACGGCCACGACGCGGTCCTCGGGCCCGCCGAGGACGGCGGCTGGTGGGTGCTCGCGCTGCGCGACCCCCGCGCCGCCGGCGCGCTGGCCGGGGTGCCGATGTCCACGCCCACGACGTACGACGACACCCGCGCGGCCCTGCTCGCCGCCGGCACCCGTGTCGGCACGACCGCGATGCTGCGCGACGTCGACACCGTCGCCGACGCGCACCACGTGGCCGCGACCGTCCCCCACAGCCACTTCTCCCGTGCCTGGGCGGCGGTGGGCGCGCGTTGA
- a CDS encoding serine/threonine-protein kinase: MDEGAVPAGYELVRVLGAGGFGEVVLARHTALHRMVAVKRIHAVALADADSVARFRREAKLLASLDCPSVVRVYDLTVGTRQAHLVMEYVPGEALSDIVARGPLPGPEAVRVLRDVADALTTAAGHGIVHRDVKPHNVFVLPDGHAKLGDFGLARAVSDPSVFRTDAASAIGTPAYFPPELGLGQGEPDARSDAYSFAIVAYEALTGRRPYDAPDALALISAHWRLEPPDPRSLLPGLPAKAANVLLAGLAKDPADRPLPDELVARLEAIPTSAWPAVERRPAPPRATQRSAPTVRVEAPTAPAPPPPRRWPRRRVLVGAAGLAVLLGVGGVAWATHRPAPAVTVDSVRLTSDPDPASVVCPDGTVRLDAAFATNGGAGAFTVRWTGPDGTTLSERRVAGRSGQHTVRSTLRLDLSGPRPITGDVTVAVVGSDVRASRAVRYRCPSR, translated from the coding sequence ATGGACGAGGGGGCCGTGCCTGCCGGGTACGAGCTCGTCCGCGTCCTCGGCGCCGGTGGTTTCGGCGAGGTGGTCCTGGCCCGGCACACCGCGCTCCACCGGATGGTGGCCGTCAAGCGCATCCACGCGGTCGCGCTCGCCGACGCCGACAGCGTGGCCCGCTTCCGTCGGGAGGCGAAGCTGCTCGCCTCGCTCGACTGCCCCTCGGTCGTGCGCGTCTACGACCTCACCGTGGGGACGCGACAGGCCCACCTCGTCATGGAGTACGTCCCCGGCGAGGCGCTCTCCGACATCGTCGCCCGCGGGCCGCTCCCGGGCCCCGAGGCCGTGCGGGTGCTGCGGGACGTCGCCGACGCGCTCACCACGGCCGCCGGGCACGGGATCGTGCACCGCGACGTCAAGCCGCACAACGTCTTCGTGCTCCCCGACGGGCATGCGAAGCTCGGGGACTTCGGGCTCGCCCGGGCCGTCTCGGACCCGTCGGTCTTCCGGACCGACGCCGCGTCGGCGATCGGCACCCCGGCGTACTTCCCGCCCGAGCTGGGGCTCGGCCAGGGCGAGCCGGACGCGCGCTCGGACGCCTACAGCTTCGCGATCGTGGCCTACGAGGCCCTCACGGGACGGCGACCGTACGACGCCCCCGACGCCCTGGCCCTGATCAGCGCGCACTGGCGGCTGGAGCCGCCCGACCCGCGCAGCCTCCTGCCCGGGCTGCCGGCCAAGGCGGCGAACGTGCTGCTCGCCGGCCTCGCCAAGGACCCCGCTGACCGGCCGCTCCCGGACGAGCTGGTCGCGCGGCTCGAGGCGATCCCGACCTCCGCGTGGCCGGCCGTCGAGCGCAGGCCAGCGCCACCTCGCGCAACCCAACGCAGCGCCCCGACCGTCCGGGTCGAGGCGCCCACGGCCCCCGCGCCACCGCCACCGCGGCGCTGGCCGCGGCGCCGCGTCCTCGTGGGCGCGGCCGGCCTCGCCGTGCTGCTGGGCGTCGGTGGCGTCGCCTGGGCGACCCACCGGCCCGCCCCTGCCGTCACGGTTGACTCGGTCCGGCTCACCAGCGACCCGGACCCCGCCTCGGTGGTGTGCCCCGACGGCACGGTGCGGCTGGACGCCGCGTTCGCGACCAACGGGGGCGCCGGGGCGTTCACCGTCCGCTGGACCGGGCCGGACGGGACGACGCTCTCCGAGCGGCGCGTCGCGGGCCGGTCGGGGCAGCACACCGTGCGGAGCACGCTCCGGCTCGACCTCAGCGGGCCGCGGCCGATCACCGGTGACGTGACCGTCGCGGTCGTCGGGAGCGACGTACGGGCGAGCCGGGCGGTGCGCTACCGCTGTCCCTCGCGCTGA
- a CDS encoding glycosyltransferase family 2 protein produces METDCDLVLPCRDEAPALAALLPRVPAEFAVIVVDNGSRDDTAAVARGLGATVVHESVPGYDAAVHAGLEAATSDHVAFMDGDGSFDPDELLPLLEAVRSGRADLAVGRRRPVRAGVWPWHARAGNALIVSWLRRRIELPAHDIAPMRVARRSDLLALDVRDRRFGYPVELLQKATRAGWRFEEHDVSYHPRAEGTRSKVSGSVRGTLRTARDFAKVLA; encoded by the coding sequence ATGGAGACCGACTGCGACCTCGTCCTGCCCTGCAGGGACGAGGCCCCCGCCCTGGCGGCGCTGCTGCCCCGAGTGCCCGCGGAGTTCGCCGTGATCGTCGTCGACAACGGATCCCGGGACGACACCGCGGCCGTCGCGCGGGGTCTCGGCGCGACCGTCGTGCACGAGTCCGTGCCCGGTTACGACGCCGCGGTCCACGCCGGACTCGAGGCGGCGACCAGCGACCACGTCGCCTTCATGGACGGCGACGGCTCCTTCGACCCCGACGAGCTCCTGCCCCTGCTGGAGGCAGTCCGCTCCGGCCGCGCAGACCTCGCCGTCGGTCGCCGCCGCCCCGTCCGCGCCGGTGTCTGGCCCTGGCACGCGCGCGCCGGCAACGCGCTGATCGTGTCCTGGCTGCGCCGCCGGATCGAGCTGCCGGCCCACGACATCGCCCCGATGCGGGTCGCGCGCCGGTCCGATCTGCTCGCCCTCGACGTGCGCGACCGCCGCTTCGGCTACCCCGTCGAGCTGCTCCAGAAGGCGACCCGTGCCGGCTGGCGCTTCGAGGAGCACGACGTCTCCTACCACCCGCGCGCCGAGGGGACCCGGTCCAAGGTCTCCGGCTCGGTCCGAGGCACGCTCCGCACCGCCCGCGACTTCGCGAAGGTACTCGCGTGA